Genomic window (Salvelinus fontinalis isolate EN_2023a chromosome 3, ASM2944872v1, whole genome shotgun sequence):
TTAGGTATTACTGTAGGAAGGTACCTCATAATAGTAACACATTTTCATGAGAAATAGTGCCATCTACGATACATTGAACAAACTGCTTTTCAAGAGGGCATCAAAAGGTCACAATTTCAGAACTGTCTCTGTGTGGTAAGATAACACAAACAAGTATTTTGTGATTTccatgtaaaacaaaaaaatggGGCATTTATTGAGATGTGTAAACTGTGGCCTGGTTCCCTCCCTGATTGCAGATGTTTCATGTCTATCTTTGATGTTGGTCTTTCCAGAGCCTCCTCAGTGGGTGTCTGAGCCTGAGAGCCAGCTTAGTATGATTGGCTCAGATGTGCTCATCAATTGCTCCGCCACGGGCACTCCTCAGCCCACCATCCAATGGATGGTGAATGGAAAGCCTATTGAGGGTATGTTCTCAGTGTACCTCAACAAGACATGCATCTCCAGGACTGCCTATTGGTGCACAGCTAATGGATTTCGTTGTTTATTGCAGAGGTCCCAGCATCTAACAGAAAagagtttgatgacaaaattgtCTTGCACAAAGCCATCTCGACTGACAGTGCCGTCTACCAATGTGAGGCCTCCAACAAACATGGAACCCTGCTAGCCAATGCCAATATCATGATCATGAGTAAGTTTATGGGGCTTCACTGGTTTTAATCTCCACCTCTGAAAATAGCCTTAACTTTCATCTGAGGCTTTATGTTTTATTGGTTACAAATAAATAGTTGCTAAATCTGTCTTAATCACTCTGTTTAACCAGATGCGCCCATCTATTTATAGTTACCCATTAAGTATGAAATTGTATGACAAGGAAAGTGCAGTAAAGAATCCAACTGGTTGCTTGGCAATGGAACGGGCAGCATCTGTTTCTCTGTAATTGCCAGACATTGGCGTTAGGCAGTGGAAGATGGTCTGTGAGTGGTGTTGTGTCTGGTTTGAGAGACAGCTCTGGCACGGGCTCTACCCTGCAGCTCTTGGGCCATGGTGAAGGAATGGCTGTCTGAGCGCCACAGTCCTCCATACGGATTACCCACCCACATCCCCTGTGATTCACTCCGCCTGCTCCCAGGCATTTATATGCTAACCCATTTCTCCAGTCAATTCAGAATTCAATGCCATAACACGAACATGTGCTGCTTTTATAAGAGCAGATAAGAAATTATTTGCTCTTTTTGGCTTTTCAGAAATGTCTGGAGTTTGTCACTGGTCTGTTTCTGGATGCAAAATCACAGCTTTCGTGGAGTGAGACAGACACAGGATGTTTTGGCTAGAAATGATAAGACGCATTTATTTAAAATTTTGCGCTCATTATTCTATTTGTTTTCATTTTTTCTATTTTCATTGACAGTCCAGCCATTCTTTTAAAATAAATGGTAATTAACAAAGAAGGATGACAACATTTTCACCTCAACATTTTGTCTCTCAAATTTTTTTTGACTTTAGTAGTAACTCTTTATAGCCAAATACTGGAAGAAGGAATCTGTTCAAGTGGAGGACCACACTTAAATCCCTTCAAATCTCATTCATATCCCAAACCCTGAATCACTCACTGGGATGTCTCTCCCCACAGATCTGCCTCCTATGATACTGACAGAGGAAGGTCTGGAGTATTCAGCTGTGGAGGGGAAGGTTATAGTGATGCACTGCAAGGTGTTCAGTTCTCCACCCTCTGCTGTTACCTGGTGAGTAGACTCTCCCtaaccctggtcccagatcagcatGGGCTTTATCCAGCTCATTCTGCTATTGCTGTCATGTGATGTCATCATTGGCACCCAGGCAATACCAGGCTAGTCCAGCTCCAACCAGTCCTCTCAGAGGCCAGCAGAGAGCAGTAGATATCAACGTGTCAACAGATAGTTATGAAACACCTGTGTACAGAATCTGTTTATCGGTTGGTGCTCCACTGTTTATTGAGGAAATATACAGAAATAAAGCATcttacacatacacaaaaacttTAATGAAACATTTTTATCTTGTGATGTGCTCAAAAACATTCTTCTGTAATTTAATTAAATCGCTAGTGGAGACTTTAATTGATTGCTTTGAATGTTTTACAGGAACAAGGAGGACTCCACAGGATCTGTGGAGGGACCAAGGTTTACAGTTCACCAGAATGGATCATTGGAGATCTATAATGTGGAAAAAGAAGACATGGGCCAATACACATGTTACACCAAGAATACTGAAGGGGCGTCTGCTATCACTGCCCTACTGGATGTTAAAGGTATACAACTCAATGAAAGACAGCATTTGTTATAACATACTAGTCTAGGACCATGTGTTTTTTCTGACTATGTGACCTGAAAACTGTCTTACCTAGTTTTCCCTGCTTCAGTCACATAGTCAGAAAACATTGGGTCCTAAACATAACCCTTTACATATACAGTTGTGTGTTTGAACTATCCAAGATCCCACAAAGATATTCCAGGCCCCGGAAGACTTGCAGGTCCTAATAGGAACCACCGCCCAGCTCTCCTGCCTGGCGGTGTACGACAACTCATTCAGTGGCGACTTTGAGATTGTGTGGGAAAAAGACGACATGGAGATAGCCCTAAACCACACAGAGAATTCTGGGTAAGATGAAGCCTTTCTTGTGGTGTTACATATATAAGCCTAGCAGGAAAGTTCACTTGCTTTTTAGATGGCACAGATCAATAggttgtctctctttttctctgccgATAGATATTTCATAGAGGATGGCATACTGCAGATCGTCAACGTCAGCCACAGAGACCAGGGCATGTACAAGTGTGTGGCCAGTACTCCAATGGATCAGGACACTGCCTCTGCACTACTCATGGTGCTGGGTGAGCAAATTATGTCAAATACATCAAAGCCTGCTCAGACCTAAAGGCTCTATGACGTCCAGCACAACAGAAATGCATGTCACAGTATGGATCCATACCGTATGTTGAAGTCAAGCGTGCCATGGCATAGTACTCAGAGCAGAACATGATTACACATGTCTTCAGATTCAGACCTTGGCTCTGCGTTTACAGTAAAATGCATTTACATTGTTTGATTCCTCTTCAAAAAACAGTgcattccaaacacttaaaagacacactctatcccctcagccctcaaattgagtagacacttctgatgacgtatcatgacTTCTGACGAGTATACTGTAGTCTTGCAGGACAAGgggcgagggaggaaggaatgatttttaTAATGGACCGCCCTTGCCCAGAAATTCGTCCCTAGTTCATCCCGCGATGtttgtgttttcgtgtttttgGGTGCTATATATGCGCTACAGTTaattatgattgcatgtctacttatattaactatataattattaatatacgtCTACCGTACTATAGCTACCAAAATAATTGGCTAACTAACcagcctgcctagctggaactggaaggaaaatgttttatttttacaatttccaAAAgttaaccaaacaaaaacatcctTACTTTTACGAGACGTGTTTGTGCCTTCATGTGCATaagtagcacaatttctaaccTTTTTACATTgctttttacttacacttgtgtGTTACCTTATCCATATTGACGTTGAGGTTTTAAGTTTCGGCTGACTTTTCTTAGTGGATGTACAATTATCACGAATTGAATTATGGGGTGTTTCAGGCCTCAAGTGAACATGATAGTACACTTACAAACTCGATCAAAAACGAGGGTTGAGGGGCTTATGTTGCAAACTTTCCTTGTTTGGCTAATCGTTTGACTGACGTACAAGATGGTGAGGGGaattcccccaagggcataaggcgagggtaagtggatGAGGGTTTGTCTTTTATGAGTTTGAAACGCAGCCATTGAATGTCTATGACCTGCCAACAAATAACTATGTTACTGCATCATAGTTTTCACTTTCTTTCTTCTCAATTGGTCAGTTTCTGCTTCAAACGTTTTTCCTCAGTCCTTTTCCACTCCAGAGGATTCCCTGTCTTTGTGTGTTATCAAAgcaatgttgttgttgtggtggtggtgttttCAGACATCCCACATGCACCTGAGAATTTGGTGCTATCTGAACACAAGGGCAGAAGTGTGAAGCTCAAATGGATCACTGGGGAGGACCACAACAGCTCAACCACTGGTAATAGTCTGGTCATCCACCTGGCTCTGCAAACACAGCAAACACATTACGCAGCTCTGCATGCATGTTGGAGCATCAGgcctgtagtatacagtatacactgaAAATAACATGGCACATATTTACTCAGAAAATTTTAATTAGTACTTTATTATTGTGTTAGTCTCATGTCAACATCCCAATACAAATTAGTAGTTTAATCTTTTGGAGCAAGTATCCTGCTCAGTGCAGGGTCTGAATAGTTTGCTGCATAGCTGGCTGTTAGGTAAGCCTCCCCTTTGGCAAATGGCTTGGGCAGATTGGGGACTGGTCTGTGTGTCTCACCCTGTCAACAGAGTTCATTATTGAGTATGAGGAGAGCCAGTGGGAGCCGGGGACCTGGAGAGAGCTTCAGAGAGTTCCTGGAAATCACGGCTCGGCAGTCCTCAAACTTTACGGACATGTCGACTATCGCTTCCGAGTGTCTGGAGTTAACACAGTGGGCAGAGGGCGCCCCAGTGAGCCCACAGAGAGATACAAGACCCCTCCCGCAGGTAGGAATTCCTCCACTCATGTTGCCTTGTCCTCCTCGTTCATATCACCGTACAGGCCACCGGAGCTGCCTGCGCTGCTCGTTGAACTTTAAAACACTCATCATCTGAGATAATTGATTCCACTCTTGTTGATACCAAGGTCTCTTATGTGCACATTTCACAGGAGATTTCTGCCAAAATCCATATTTCTTCTCTCTCACCAGCCCCTGACAAGAACCCTGAAAATATCAAAATTGAAGGTCATTTGCCACATGAAATGGATATCAACTGGGAGGTAAGAAACAGAATGTGGTTCCTTCAATATACTGTACCTTCCCTGAATACGTATGCACCTTTCTGAATACTGAATATTTCACAGGAGTTATATTTTTGTGGAAATCAAAAactctcttcattcaaagagaaAATAAGCTAGAAtagtgtacactcttagaaaaaatgtgCTATCTAGAAACTAAAAGGGTAAATCCGTTTttgttccaagtagaacccttttgagttccatgttaGACAcactacatggaacccaaaatagttctatctggaaccacaaagggttatcctatacttatagggacagctgaagaagaacccttttggaacccttttttctaagagtgttacATGCAATTATAAATAAGAATCGCTCAGAAATCAAATATCCATGCTGTTGATATTTCATATTGTTGATTTATAACTTTAGAAGAGCTATTTTGGATGGTGAATTGGATTGCTATCAAAGCTGCTCATTGTGGTGCTTTTATTAGAAagtgaaaagagaggagagaagatttCTTACATGTACAGTAATAAATTCAGCTTTATTGTAAAAAGATTCATCTCACCCCCACTTATATTATCTTCCTGCTCCTGCAGAGTAATGTAGCTTCTGAATTGATGAGCTCTCTCATTGTTAATGATTTGCTTTTGTGGATAATAGTGTCTTATTCTATTTCCCATCATGGTCAGCCATTGTGAGGAAAGCACTAGATCTCTCTATAATCTGTGAAGCCTGCTCTTTATATCAGAGGGGTGGTTCAGAGCTGCCTGGACACAGCACCCAGCCAAATGTCTAATTGTTTTACTGATTTTATATTATCAAAGCCTAATTAGGATCCAAGTGTATGGGCTTGTCATTATAATCCTGCAATAGCCTAGATGAAGAAAGACATATAAAGAGATCCTTGCTTAATTGTTCAAGTTCCTATAAAATGGTAATAATCTGTGTGTTACTGTTATTCTTACCTTCCTCGCTCTTGCAGCCATTGTCCCCCATTGAACACAATGGGCCAGGCCTTGAATATAAGGTGAGTTATAAGAGACAGCATGTGGAGGAGGACTGGCGGGAGCATGTGGTGAAGAGACACTCGTTTGTGGTGAAGGATACTCCCACGTTTGTGCCATATGAGATCAGGATCCAGGCAAGGAACCACCAGGGATGGGGACCTGAACCCAAAGTGGTGACGGGCTACTCTGGAGAAGACTGTGAGTGACTTAAACACAGAGAGTTTCTATGTTTATTTCACAATAATGATACTATTGAAATGTACAAGGATAATATGGTAGAGTATGTACTATTCAGCTGTGTGTATGGTAGGCTACAGTCCTTAAAATATAGACTCCTATCTCTGAAAAGGCCAAAGTAGCTGATGAAATGTGTGATATGCATGTAGTACCTTTATTGAGCTAAAACTCTCTTTTAGAAGTCATAAACCACTTCATTTCATGCtggtttgtatttatttatatttccATCTTCATCTTTAGCTTTCTTTTGGACTTGCCCTCAGGAAGTTACCTCAGGTGGTCAAATACAATGTTATAGATTAAAAAAGCACCTCAACCTTGTTAAGAATGTTTTGTCTTCCTTTAGAGGTTTCGTAATACTTTGTTGTCATCCTGTCTTGTATCATCGCTTAGGCAATAGCAGTGAGCCCCACACTAGTTCCTACCTTGTGAAAGTGGTATATCATATTATTTAGATGCAGTCACTGATCTATAGATTCATATTTTACAGAAACATATCTTTGAAGCATCTAAATACTCAACCCAGCCAATACTAAACATATATTATGATCTGGTGGATCGTTCACCATAAAGCTGAGCTTATACACTGCTcaacaaaataaagggaacactaaaataacacatcctagatctgaatgaatgaaatattcttattaaatacttttttctttacatagttgaatgtgctgacaacaaaatcacacaaaaattatcaatggaaatcaaatttatcaacccatggaggtctggatttggagtcacactcaaaattaaagtggaaaaccagactataggctgatccaactttgatgtaatgtccttaaaacaagtcaaaatgaggctcagtagtgtgtgtggcctccacgtgcctgtatgacctccctacaacgcctgggcatgctcctgatgaggtggcggatggtctcctgagggatctcctcccagacctggactaaagcatccgccaactcctggacagtctgttgtgcaacgtggcgttggtggatgggagcgagacatgatgtcccagatgtgctcaattggattcaggtctggggaacgggcgggccactccagccacatgaggtctagcattgtcttgcattaggaggaacccagggccaaccgcaccagcatatggtctcacaaggggtctgaggatctcatctcggtacctaatggcagtcaggctacctctggcgagcacatggagggctgtgcggccccccaaagaaatgccaccccacaccatgactgacccaccgccaaaccggtcatgctggaggatgttgcaggcagcagaacgttctccacagcgtctccagactctgtcatgtctgtcacatgtgctcagtgtgaacctgctttcatctgtgaagagcacagggcgccagtggcgaatttgccaatcttggtgttctctggcaaatgccaaacgtcctgcacggtgttgggctgtaagcacaacccccacctgtggacgtcgggccctcataccaccctcatagagtctgtttctgaccgtttgagcagacacatgcacatttgtggcctgctggaggtcattttgcagggctctggcagtgctcctcctgctcctccttgcataaaggcggaggtagcggtcctgctgctgggttgttgccctcctacggcctcctccacgtctcctgatgtaccggcctgtctcctggtagcgcctacatgctctggacactacgctgacagacacagcaaaccttattgccacagctcgcattgatgtgccatcctggatgagctgcactacctgagccacttgtgtgggttgtagactccgtctcatgctacaactagagtgaaagcaccgccagcattcaaaagtgaccaaaacatcagccaggaagcataggaactgagaagtggtctgtggtcaccacctgcagaaccactcatttgttgggggtgtcttgctaattgcctataatttccacctgttgtctattccatttgcacaacagcatgtgaaatgtattgtcaatcagtgttgcttcctaagtggacagtttgatttcacagaagtgtgattgacttgtagttacattgtgttgtttaagtgttccctttatttttttgagcagtgtatttcacatGTTGGGTTGATCTTTACAGTACTTAGTGTGACAACGGGGCTGAATGGACTGTGATGTGAGTGTATTTGGCCCTGCAGTCCCCTCTGCGGCTCCTGATGATGCAGCGGTGGAGGTGATGAACAACTCGCTGGTCAAGGTCAGCTGGACGCGTGTTCACAAGAACAAGCTGCATGGACATCTAGGAGGCTACAGGGTAATTCTTTAAAACAGCCCTGAAACTTTCAGACACAGTTTAAAGGGAGAGACCCTGACCTCACTGGATCTCCTGGACCTATCACCCCACTTTGTCTCCCTAATGCTGGCAGCGCACTGTTACCTTACACAGGCCACTAGCGCAAAATACTATGACCCAGACTATAGCCTTCCCCATTCATGATTTATTGTCCTTTTCTCACATACGATCTGTTAGATTAATAACACTGTGTGTCCTTCTGTCATGGCGGTGTCAGATAAACTGGTGGCGGCTGCGTAGTCTGCTGGACTCAAAGAAGACCTACGGGGACAAACACACTCTGACATTCCCGGGGGACCGGAACCATGCCATGGTACCAGGGCTCACGCCCTTCTCTGAGTACAGCCTCATCGTCATGACCTTCAACAGGCGAGGCAATGGGCCAGGTAGCCACGCCGTCAACTTCAAAACCCCAGAGGGAGgtaagacaggaggggagaggggcgTGCCATGGAACATATTAATTCACTACGGTGCAACTGAAGAAGAAAATAAACTATCTGGACACAAGCTTATTGTGTTACGCATGAATCATTTTTACTACTTGTATATTTGTTTGTTTCCCAGTTCCAGAGAAAACCCCAGTTTTCAGGGTCACAGATGTTCAGAAGCACACTGTCACTCTCAGCTGGGCACCTCCCCTGGAGGTCAACGGAGTCCTTACAGGATACCTGCTAGAGTATCAGCTGAGTATGTACAAATCTTTAATCTTCCCTGTTAAACTGCAGTCTCTGACATGCACCAGGCTCCCTTCATTCAATATGTCTAGCAACTCCTTGATCTTACCACTATGATATATTGCTGTGCTTATGAGTGGTACTACAGTGCATTTTTTAATGCTTTGTTAATGATAGTCTCAAGTTTAGCTCCTACAGCTGGTGTGAAATGTTTGTCTTATTATAGAAATGTGGGAAAATACATGCAGAGCTTTGATCGTGAAGATCCACAGGTTTAAATCTCACAAGTGGTTGCATGAGAATATGATCAAATGGAGAACAAAAACTCAGATGAAAAATACCCTCAAGGAGAAAAGAATGAGGGTTGAATAAATGTTAAACGTCTGTTATTGGATGGCATCAGAAAGCATGGAAGTGGATATCCAGTGTGACTCATTGATAGTGTAACCCAGAATGACCCCCTTGGTGAGAGAGGGGTCAGTATCTGGTCAGGGTGTGgcctgtgtggtgtgttgtgatCCGGCACCAGCAGCGCTGATCAAGGCCAGCGTGTCACAGCCTTTTAAGGTCTTGGTTACTGACCCCATCCTGTCCACCGGGGACTTCGTCACAACCAACGGCCCAGATTAAACAGTCACAGGACAACAataatgtgcatgtgtgtgtgtccccccctGGCCTGAAACAATAATGATGATGAGACTGATTACAACGTTTCAAAGACGGCTTTGCAAAGTAACTCTCCGCTGCACATGAGGGTCAAAAGTGTCATGTTGTATTTCAGAAGAAGGGATGTTTTCATTATGCAATCATGATAAAGCTGATGGACTCTTTTGAAGTGAGGGTTTTTGAAGGAAGTGATGTTAATGGTAAAGAAAATGCACCAGAGGAAGCAGCAGAGGAATTGAAAGGCTGCTGCAAAACTGTTCCAGGGCTGAGCCCAGCTTCTTAGAGGTTATTTGCTAACTTAATATTTCACAGGTTTCACAGGACCTACACTGTTACATTAATGGCTGATTCCATCTCTAGGGAAGCAAGAACCAGCTAACAATGCAAATCAGATGTTGTTCATAGGTTGCACCTCCTTCACTCGGAAGTGTCATGCCATTGTTGTGAATAGTAGTGTCCTAAAGTCGTGATAAGCCCAGTCATTCTGGATGGAGGCTAACGACTGTTTAGTCTAAATTACACTATAGTGCCTGGAAATacgatgacattgctaaagtagtcaaatgttcagtaggaaacaactttgccagCATTATCATGTCATCAAATTTACTTTAGACAGATGGAAATGTTGTCATTGGCTAGCAAAGTTTGTCAAGAATAGCTAGCAGGgctaacagtagctagctaaaatcTGG
Coding sequences:
- the LOC129851136 gene encoding neural cell adhesion molecule L1-like protein isoform X4; the encoded protein is MNSEIAVCCGVMRMRSSSWSPGLALLVGVVASICAFHPTTAIDIPLEVEQLPTITEASPSSLIAFPFDESFPMTCEAKGNPKPEFWWTKNGEEFDPYQDPRLIKEKNSGTFVIPNTGNLTEYQGIYRCYASNKLGTAITEEIEFVVPHVPKFPKEKIDPIEVEEGQPVILECNPPKGIPPLQIYWMTIGLQHIEQDDRVSMGLNGDLFFSNALEKDSHRDYCCFAAFPKIRTIVQKNAMSVIVKSTNSIMERKPSLLMPSGVKSKTQLVKGDELLLECIAEGFPTPMIEWLKIDHRLPDRVTIENHGKLLSIDQVDEDDNGKYMCKAMNIHGMAVHYFDVSVEEPPQWVSEPESQLSMIGSDVLINCSATGTPQPTIQWMVNGKPIEEVPASNRKEFDDKIVLHKAISTDSAVYQCEASNKHGTLLANANIMIMNLPPMILTEEGLEYSAVEGKVIVMHCKVFSSPPSAVTWNKEDSTGSVEGPRFTVHQNGSLEIYNVEKEDMGQYTCYTKNTEGASAITALLDVKDPTKIFQAPEDLQVLIGTTAQLSCLAVYDNSFSGDFEIVWEKDDMEIALNHTENSGYFIEDGILQIVNVSHRDQGMYKCVASTPMDQDTASALLMVLDIPHAPENLVLSEHKGRSVKLKWITGEDHNSSTTEFIIEYEESQWEPGTWRELQRVPGNHGSAVLKLYGHVDYRFRVSGVNTVGRGRPSEPTERYKTPPAAPDKNPENIKIEGHLPHEMDINWEPLSPIEHNGPGLEYKVSYKRQHVEEDWREHVVKRHSFVVKDTPTFVPYEIRIQARNHQGWGPEPKVVTGYSGEDFPSAAPDDAAVEVMNNSLVKVSWTRVHKNKLHGHLGGYRINWWRLRSLLDSKKTYGDKHTLTFPGDRNHAMVPGLTPFSEYSLIVMTFNRRGNGPGSHAVNFKTPEGVPEKTPVFRVTDVQKHTVTLSWAPPLEVNGVLTGYLLEYQLINDTEEVGVLQTVDISNPDITTWVLQNLEAISRYKFYLRPCTRVGCGPRVSKESTTTPEARLASIHGGISTQGWFIGLMCVVALLTLFVLIACFVNRNKGGKYSVKEKEDLHPDLESQGIHDDTFCEYSDNDEKPLKGSQHSLSGQIKAEDSGDSLVDYGDEDIQFNEDGSFIGEYAGRKEKKVSMEVKGTTNQSTA